The Castor canadensis chromosome 13, mCasCan1.hap1v2, whole genome shotgun sequence genome has a window encoding:
- the LOC141415469 gene encoding uncharacterized protein, whose amino-acid sequence MITQYPASIRPPIHPSVHPSIHPSTHYPPIHPSVHPSIHPSTHHPSICPPIHPSSTHPSIHPSTRPSIHPSTGAWREARTLPLRQAVTPRLWAGRRTPERGSPAHLRAEASRDRSPPLGRLRDRGDSGTSAAATRTLRAGSGFPGNFLQPREHAGMGSRGCQDVAIRSITRRRVSRRRSFLLLPSDDFLRHAWICSKAACLPAACGSPPWGLCRPELPGIAGAPTQRTCEPTSFSEGMGSRGCQDVAIRSITRRRVSRRRSFLLLPSDDFLRHAWICSKAACLPAACGSPPWGLCRPELPGIAGAPTQRTCEPTSFSEGNKVKNDPTTWSFSASYPPGQGKACL is encoded by the exons ATGATCACACAGTACCCG gcatccatccgtccacccatccatccatccgtccacccatccatccatccgtccacccactatccacccatccatccatccgtccacccatccatccatccgtccacccaccatccatccatctgtccacccatccatccatcgtccacccatccttccatccacccgtccacccgtccatccatccacccgtccaccggGGCCTGGCGGGAGGCACGCACCCTTCCCCTGCGGCAGGCAGTGACGCCCAGACTCTGGGCCGGACGACGCACTCCAGAGCGCGGCTCCCCTGCGCATCTCAGAGCCGAGGCCTCCCGGGACCGCTCCCCGCCGCTTGGCAGGCTACGGGATCGCGGAGATTCCGGCACGTCCGCCGCTGCCACCAGGACCCTGCGCGCTGGCAGCGGCTTCCCCGGGAACTTCCTTCAGCCCCGGGAGCACGCCG ggatggggtcgCGTGGTTGCCAGGACGTGGCgataagaagcatcactcggaggcgcGTTTCACGTAGAAGGAGTTTTCTTTTACTAccctcggatgacttccttcgtCACGcgtggatctgctctaag GCTGCCTGCCTGCCGGCCGCCTGCGGAAGTCctccctggggcctttgccgcccggAGCTGCCAGGCATCGCGGGCGCGCCCACACAGAGGACCTGCGAACCGACCAGCTTCTCGGAGG ggatggggtcgCGTGGTTGCCAGGACGTGGCgataagaagcatcactcggaggcgcGTTTCACGTAGAAGGAGTTTTCTTTTACTAccctcggatgacttccttcgtCACGcgtggatctgctctaag GCTGCCTGCCTGCCGGCCGCCTGCGGAAGTCctccctggggcctttgccgcccggAGCTGCCAGGCATCGCGGGCGCGCCCACACAGAGGACCTGCGAACCCACCAGCTTCTCGGAGG